Proteins encoded in a region of the Micropterus dolomieu isolate WLL.071019.BEF.003 ecotype Adirondacks linkage group LG09, ASM2129224v1, whole genome shotgun sequence genome:
- the gmeb1 gene encoding glucocorticoid modulatory element-binding protein 1 isoform X3 — translation MCEDYVCWATWRLLQGRIGPTGCQLSRADVGYSHRCNCVSNYEDQLISPKQFVHISGKATLKDWKRAIRMGGIMLRKMMDSGQLDFYQHSTLCTNTCRSTKFDLLINNTRFPPDGTGLTTPTSSQAQVMLGNGGTVGEDRAEILTGKADWSSLESADKKESNEISEDTLNFWKGIADVGLLGEVVTNISTELLELLNGVQQRRESAALQDTDSCLVEVAVLSNLAQVFGLLDSVKKILERRKQQTDPSQEQILSTLANLEVQLEEQRKQQQVRALLSCPQPAKNKTPTKRQTKRPRLQRPASTTTLLTSPINQQAALQPQQFTVLSPISLSSVGQPFTMAGLPIATLAQSSNTVTLLPAGSQLFTRYMVTGDGKTDTITLHPSSGLTLVGTTAMQDSSQLGTMMSPLELVHLSQQAGGAEVVPIEGQVVDGTMLVQQEVMQGEGEASQEHTVIEINPAPMEQAVGVMELQLTGESGRGEDAMVVQSGMEVTMAAGGEETQCQMQEAQTEGVQGLQLDASGQLSGVQIVVIEENTQEENKVK, via the exons atgtgtgaaG ATTATGTATGCTGGGCCACATGGAGGTTGCTTCAGGGCCGGATTGGGCCCACGGGCTGCCAATTGAGTAGGGCTGATGTAGGATATTCACACAGGTGCAATTGTGTAAGTAAT TATGAAGACCAGCTGATCAGCCCGAAGCAGTTTGTGCACATTTCTGGGAAAGCCACTCTGAAAGACTGGAAGAGAGCCATCAGGATGGGTGGCATCATGCTAAG AAAAATGATGGATTCGGGTCAGCTGGACTTCTACCAGCACAGCACGCTGTGTACCAATACATGTCGGAGCACCAAGTTTGACCTTTTAATCAACAACACAAGGTTCCCTCCTGACGGCACTGGACTCACCACACCCACGTCCTCTCAAG CTCAGGTGATGCTGGGTAATGGCGGGACAGTGGGCGAGGACAGAGCAGAGATTCTGACCGGGAAGGCGGACTGGAGCTCACTGGAGTCCGCAGACAAGAAGGAATCGAATGAGATCTCAG AGGACACGCTGAACTTCTGGAAGGGCATCGCTGATGTGGGTTTGCTGGGTGAAGTGGTGACCAACATCAGTACagagctgctggagctgctgaacGGCGTGCAGCAGCGCAGGGAGTCGGCTGCCTTACAGGACACAG ATTCCTGTCTGGTAGAGGTGGCGGTGCTCAGTAACCTTGCCCAAGTGTTCGGCCTGCTCGACTCAGTCAAGAAGATCCTGGAGAGGAGGAAGCAGCAGACGGATCCCAGCCAGGAGCAGATCCTCAGCACGCTCGCCA ACCTGGAGGTGCAGTTGGAAGAACagaggaagcagcagcaggtgcGAGCTCTCCTGTCCTGCCCACAGCCTGCCAAAAACAAAACTCCCACCAAGCGCCAGACCAAGCGGCCTCGCCTCCAGAGGCCCGCCTCCACCACCACCCTCCTGACCTCCCCCATCAACCAGCAGGCCGCTCTGCAGCCCCAGCAGTTCACCGTTCTTTCCCCCATCTCGCTGTCCTCCGTGGGTCAGCCGTTCACCATGGCAGGCCTGCCCATCGCCACCCTGGCCCAGTCCTCCAACACGGTCACCTTGCTCCCCGCCGGCTCACAGCTCTTCACCCGCTACATGGTGACCGGAGACGGGAAGACGGACACCATCACCTTGCACCCGTCGTCGGGCCTCACGCTGGTGGGCACCACCGCCATGCAAGACTCCAGCCAGCTGGGCACGATGATGAGCCCCTTAGAGCTGGTGCACCTGAGCCAACAAGCGGGCGGCGCAGAGGTGGTGCCCATAGAAGGCCAGGTGGTGGACGGCACCATGCTGGTGCAACAGGAGGTGATGCAGGGCGAGGGGGAGGCCAGCCAGGAGCACACGGTCATCGAGATCAACCCGGCTCCGATGGAGCAGGCGGTGGGAGTGATGGAGCTGCAGCTGACCGGGGAGTCGGGCAGAGGCGAGGACGCCATGGTGGTCCAGAGCGGCATGGAGGTGACGATGGCTGCAGGgggggaggagacacagtgccAAATGCAGGAGGCGCAGACTGAAGGGGTTCaggggctgcagctggatgccAGTGGACAGCTGTCAGGTGTACAGATAGTGGTGATAGAAGAAAATACTCAGGAAGAAAACAAGGTCAAATGA
- the gmeb1 gene encoding glucocorticoid modulatory element-binding protein 1 isoform X2 → MATPEEVTVSMGEVVMVKGEGEEDPDDPNKTQVILQLQPITTGDESAETDAAVMAVEAQPEQTEGDDVEIGLPITCGDSKAVLLVKKFVCPGINVKCVKYEDQLISPKQFVHISGKATLKDWKRAIRMGGIMLRKMMDSGQLDFYQHSTLCTNTCRSTKFDLLINNTRFPPDGTGLTTPTSSQAQVMLGNGGTVGEDRAEILTGKADWSSLESADKKESNEISEDTLNFWKGIADVGLLGEVVTNISTELLELLNGVQQRRESAALQDTEVAVLSNLAQVFGLLDSVKKILERRKQQTDPSQEQILSTLANLEVQLEEQRKQQQVRALLSCPQPAKNKTPTKRQTKRPRLQRPASTTTLLTSPINQQAALQPQQFTVLSPISLSSVGQPFTMAGLPIATLAQSSNTVTLLPAGSQLFTRYMVTGDGKTDTITLHPSSGLTLVGTTAMQDSSQLGTMMSPLELVHLSQQAGGAEVVPIEGQVVDGTMLVQQEVMQGEGEASQEHTVIEINPAPMEQAVGVMELQLTGESGRGEDAMVVQSGMEVTMAAGGEETQCQMQEAQTEGVQGLQLDASGQLSGVQIVVIEENTQEENKVK, encoded by the exons ATGGCGACCCCTGAGGAGGTCACAGTGTCCATGGGGGAGGTAGTAATGGTGAAGGGTGAGGGCGAAGAAGACCCCGATGACCCTAATAAGACTCAGGTCATCCTCCAGCTCCAGCCAATTACCACTGG agaCGAATCCGCCGAAACAGATGCTGCTGTGATGGCTGTTGAAGCACAACCAG AGCAAACGGAGGGAGATGACGTCGAAATTGGCTTACCCATAACATGCGGCGACAGTAAAGCTGTGTTGCTAGTGAAGAAATTTGTGTGCCCGGGAAtcaatgtaaaatgtgtgaaG TATGAAGACCAGCTGATCAGCCCGAAGCAGTTTGTGCACATTTCTGGGAAAGCCACTCTGAAAGACTGGAAGAGAGCCATCAGGATGGGTGGCATCATGCTAAG AAAAATGATGGATTCGGGTCAGCTGGACTTCTACCAGCACAGCACGCTGTGTACCAATACATGTCGGAGCACCAAGTTTGACCTTTTAATCAACAACACAAGGTTCCCTCCTGACGGCACTGGACTCACCACACCCACGTCCTCTCAAG CTCAGGTGATGCTGGGTAATGGCGGGACAGTGGGCGAGGACAGAGCAGAGATTCTGACCGGGAAGGCGGACTGGAGCTCACTGGAGTCCGCAGACAAGAAGGAATCGAATGAGATCTCAG AGGACACGCTGAACTTCTGGAAGGGCATCGCTGATGTGGGTTTGCTGGGTGAAGTGGTGACCAACATCAGTACagagctgctggagctgctgaacGGCGTGCAGCAGCGCAGGGAGTCGGCTGCCTTACAGGACACAG AGGTGGCGGTGCTCAGTAACCTTGCCCAAGTGTTCGGCCTGCTCGACTCAGTCAAGAAGATCCTGGAGAGGAGGAAGCAGCAGACGGATCCCAGCCAGGAGCAGATCCTCAGCACGCTCGCCA ACCTGGAGGTGCAGTTGGAAGAACagaggaagcagcagcaggtgcGAGCTCTCCTGTCCTGCCCACAGCCTGCCAAAAACAAAACTCCCACCAAGCGCCAGACCAAGCGGCCTCGCCTCCAGAGGCCCGCCTCCACCACCACCCTCCTGACCTCCCCCATCAACCAGCAGGCCGCTCTGCAGCCCCAGCAGTTCACCGTTCTTTCCCCCATCTCGCTGTCCTCCGTGGGTCAGCCGTTCACCATGGCAGGCCTGCCCATCGCCACCCTGGCCCAGTCCTCCAACACGGTCACCTTGCTCCCCGCCGGCTCACAGCTCTTCACCCGCTACATGGTGACCGGAGACGGGAAGACGGACACCATCACCTTGCACCCGTCGTCGGGCCTCACGCTGGTGGGCACCACCGCCATGCAAGACTCCAGCCAGCTGGGCACGATGATGAGCCCCTTAGAGCTGGTGCACCTGAGCCAACAAGCGGGCGGCGCAGAGGTGGTGCCCATAGAAGGCCAGGTGGTGGACGGCACCATGCTGGTGCAACAGGAGGTGATGCAGGGCGAGGGGGAGGCCAGCCAGGAGCACACGGTCATCGAGATCAACCCGGCTCCGATGGAGCAGGCGGTGGGAGTGATGGAGCTGCAGCTGACCGGGGAGTCGGGCAGAGGCGAGGACGCCATGGTGGTCCAGAGCGGCATGGAGGTGACGATGGCTGCAGGgggggaggagacacagtgccAAATGCAGGAGGCGCAGACTGAAGGGGTTCaggggctgcagctggatgccAGTGGACAGCTGTCAGGTGTACAGATAGTGGTGATAGAAGAAAATACTCAGGAAGAAAACAAGGTCAAATGA
- the gmeb1 gene encoding glucocorticoid modulatory element-binding protein 1 isoform X1, with the protein MATPEEVTVSMGEVVMVKGEGEEDPDDPNKTQVILQLQPITTGDESAETDAAVMAVEAQPEQTEGDDVEIGLPITCGDSKAVLLVKKFVCPGINVKCVKYEDQLISPKQFVHISGKATLKDWKRAIRMGGIMLRKMMDSGQLDFYQHSTLCTNTCRSTKFDLLINNTRFPPDGTGLTTPTSSQAQVMLGNGGTVGEDRAEILTGKADWSSLESADKKESNEISEDTLNFWKGIADVGLLGEVVTNISTELLELLNGVQQRRESAALQDTDSCLVEVAVLSNLAQVFGLLDSVKKILERRKQQTDPSQEQILSTLANLEVQLEEQRKQQQVRALLSCPQPAKNKTPTKRQTKRPRLQRPASTTTLLTSPINQQAALQPQQFTVLSPISLSSVGQPFTMAGLPIATLAQSSNTVTLLPAGSQLFTRYMVTGDGKTDTITLHPSSGLTLVGTTAMQDSSQLGTMMSPLELVHLSQQAGGAEVVPIEGQVVDGTMLVQQEVMQGEGEASQEHTVIEINPAPMEQAVGVMELQLTGESGRGEDAMVVQSGMEVTMAAGGEETQCQMQEAQTEGVQGLQLDASGQLSGVQIVVIEENTQEENKVK; encoded by the exons ATGGCGACCCCTGAGGAGGTCACAGTGTCCATGGGGGAGGTAGTAATGGTGAAGGGTGAGGGCGAAGAAGACCCCGATGACCCTAATAAGACTCAGGTCATCCTCCAGCTCCAGCCAATTACCACTGG agaCGAATCCGCCGAAACAGATGCTGCTGTGATGGCTGTTGAAGCACAACCAG AGCAAACGGAGGGAGATGACGTCGAAATTGGCTTACCCATAACATGCGGCGACAGTAAAGCTGTGTTGCTAGTGAAGAAATTTGTGTGCCCGGGAAtcaatgtaaaatgtgtgaaG TATGAAGACCAGCTGATCAGCCCGAAGCAGTTTGTGCACATTTCTGGGAAAGCCACTCTGAAAGACTGGAAGAGAGCCATCAGGATGGGTGGCATCATGCTAAG AAAAATGATGGATTCGGGTCAGCTGGACTTCTACCAGCACAGCACGCTGTGTACCAATACATGTCGGAGCACCAAGTTTGACCTTTTAATCAACAACACAAGGTTCCCTCCTGACGGCACTGGACTCACCACACCCACGTCCTCTCAAG CTCAGGTGATGCTGGGTAATGGCGGGACAGTGGGCGAGGACAGAGCAGAGATTCTGACCGGGAAGGCGGACTGGAGCTCACTGGAGTCCGCAGACAAGAAGGAATCGAATGAGATCTCAG AGGACACGCTGAACTTCTGGAAGGGCATCGCTGATGTGGGTTTGCTGGGTGAAGTGGTGACCAACATCAGTACagagctgctggagctgctgaacGGCGTGCAGCAGCGCAGGGAGTCGGCTGCCTTACAGGACACAG ATTCCTGTCTGGTAGAGGTGGCGGTGCTCAGTAACCTTGCCCAAGTGTTCGGCCTGCTCGACTCAGTCAAGAAGATCCTGGAGAGGAGGAAGCAGCAGACGGATCCCAGCCAGGAGCAGATCCTCAGCACGCTCGCCA ACCTGGAGGTGCAGTTGGAAGAACagaggaagcagcagcaggtgcGAGCTCTCCTGTCCTGCCCACAGCCTGCCAAAAACAAAACTCCCACCAAGCGCCAGACCAAGCGGCCTCGCCTCCAGAGGCCCGCCTCCACCACCACCCTCCTGACCTCCCCCATCAACCAGCAGGCCGCTCTGCAGCCCCAGCAGTTCACCGTTCTTTCCCCCATCTCGCTGTCCTCCGTGGGTCAGCCGTTCACCATGGCAGGCCTGCCCATCGCCACCCTGGCCCAGTCCTCCAACACGGTCACCTTGCTCCCCGCCGGCTCACAGCTCTTCACCCGCTACATGGTGACCGGAGACGGGAAGACGGACACCATCACCTTGCACCCGTCGTCGGGCCTCACGCTGGTGGGCACCACCGCCATGCAAGACTCCAGCCAGCTGGGCACGATGATGAGCCCCTTAGAGCTGGTGCACCTGAGCCAACAAGCGGGCGGCGCAGAGGTGGTGCCCATAGAAGGCCAGGTGGTGGACGGCACCATGCTGGTGCAACAGGAGGTGATGCAGGGCGAGGGGGAGGCCAGCCAGGAGCACACGGTCATCGAGATCAACCCGGCTCCGATGGAGCAGGCGGTGGGAGTGATGGAGCTGCAGCTGACCGGGGAGTCGGGCAGAGGCGAGGACGCCATGGTGGTCCAGAGCGGCATGGAGGTGACGATGGCTGCAGGgggggaggagacacagtgccAAATGCAGGAGGCGCAGACTGAAGGGGTTCaggggctgcagctggatgccAGTGGACAGCTGTCAGGTGTACAGATAGTGGTGATAGAAGAAAATACTCAGGAAGAAAACAAGGTCAAATGA
- the gmeb1 gene encoding glucocorticoid modulatory element-binding protein 1 isoform X4 gives MCEDYVCWATWRLLQGRIGPTGCQLSRADVGYSHRCNCYEDQLISPKQFVHISGKATLKDWKRAIRMGGIMLRKMMDSGQLDFYQHSTLCTNTCRSTKFDLLINNTRFPPDGTGLTTPTSSQAQVMLGNGGTVGEDRAEILTGKADWSSLESADKKESNEISEDTLNFWKGIADVGLLGEVVTNISTELLELLNGVQQRRESAALQDTDSCLVEVAVLSNLAQVFGLLDSVKKILERRKQQTDPSQEQILSTLANLEVQLEEQRKQQQVRALLSCPQPAKNKTPTKRQTKRPRLQRPASTTTLLTSPINQQAALQPQQFTVLSPISLSSVGQPFTMAGLPIATLAQSSNTVTLLPAGSQLFTRYMVTGDGKTDTITLHPSSGLTLVGTTAMQDSSQLGTMMSPLELVHLSQQAGGAEVVPIEGQVVDGTMLVQQEVMQGEGEASQEHTVIEINPAPMEQAVGVMELQLTGESGRGEDAMVVQSGMEVTMAAGGEETQCQMQEAQTEGVQGLQLDASGQLSGVQIVVIEENTQEENKVK, from the exons atgtgtgaaG ATTATGTATGCTGGGCCACATGGAGGTTGCTTCAGGGCCGGATTGGGCCCACGGGCTGCCAATTGAGTAGGGCTGATGTAGGATATTCACACAGGTGCAATTGT TATGAAGACCAGCTGATCAGCCCGAAGCAGTTTGTGCACATTTCTGGGAAAGCCACTCTGAAAGACTGGAAGAGAGCCATCAGGATGGGTGGCATCATGCTAAG AAAAATGATGGATTCGGGTCAGCTGGACTTCTACCAGCACAGCACGCTGTGTACCAATACATGTCGGAGCACCAAGTTTGACCTTTTAATCAACAACACAAGGTTCCCTCCTGACGGCACTGGACTCACCACACCCACGTCCTCTCAAG CTCAGGTGATGCTGGGTAATGGCGGGACAGTGGGCGAGGACAGAGCAGAGATTCTGACCGGGAAGGCGGACTGGAGCTCACTGGAGTCCGCAGACAAGAAGGAATCGAATGAGATCTCAG AGGACACGCTGAACTTCTGGAAGGGCATCGCTGATGTGGGTTTGCTGGGTGAAGTGGTGACCAACATCAGTACagagctgctggagctgctgaacGGCGTGCAGCAGCGCAGGGAGTCGGCTGCCTTACAGGACACAG ATTCCTGTCTGGTAGAGGTGGCGGTGCTCAGTAACCTTGCCCAAGTGTTCGGCCTGCTCGACTCAGTCAAGAAGATCCTGGAGAGGAGGAAGCAGCAGACGGATCCCAGCCAGGAGCAGATCCTCAGCACGCTCGCCA ACCTGGAGGTGCAGTTGGAAGAACagaggaagcagcagcaggtgcGAGCTCTCCTGTCCTGCCCACAGCCTGCCAAAAACAAAACTCCCACCAAGCGCCAGACCAAGCGGCCTCGCCTCCAGAGGCCCGCCTCCACCACCACCCTCCTGACCTCCCCCATCAACCAGCAGGCCGCTCTGCAGCCCCAGCAGTTCACCGTTCTTTCCCCCATCTCGCTGTCCTCCGTGGGTCAGCCGTTCACCATGGCAGGCCTGCCCATCGCCACCCTGGCCCAGTCCTCCAACACGGTCACCTTGCTCCCCGCCGGCTCACAGCTCTTCACCCGCTACATGGTGACCGGAGACGGGAAGACGGACACCATCACCTTGCACCCGTCGTCGGGCCTCACGCTGGTGGGCACCACCGCCATGCAAGACTCCAGCCAGCTGGGCACGATGATGAGCCCCTTAGAGCTGGTGCACCTGAGCCAACAAGCGGGCGGCGCAGAGGTGGTGCCCATAGAAGGCCAGGTGGTGGACGGCACCATGCTGGTGCAACAGGAGGTGATGCAGGGCGAGGGGGAGGCCAGCCAGGAGCACACGGTCATCGAGATCAACCCGGCTCCGATGGAGCAGGCGGTGGGAGTGATGGAGCTGCAGCTGACCGGGGAGTCGGGCAGAGGCGAGGACGCCATGGTGGTCCAGAGCGGCATGGAGGTGACGATGGCTGCAGGgggggaggagacacagtgccAAATGCAGGAGGCGCAGACTGAAGGGGTTCaggggctgcagctggatgccAGTGGACAGCTGTCAGGTGTACAGATAGTGGTGATAGAAGAAAATACTCAGGAAGAAAACAAGGTCAAATGA